Proteins co-encoded in one Flavobacterium fluviale genomic window:
- a CDS encoding M17 family peptidase N-terminal domain-containing protein, producing the protein MKNISIFSKYRLRNSTLTLFITILFAGSLANAAFAQTASLGSTTTWGKVDGVAVNGLVQGPSAAEAELQVACVFEYTEGDIFNPPALPANLNGMVHLDDALKGIITELRKSGKFTGHSLETLLITPPKGTLASKQLLLIGLGDRNKFTPDLMISVGSTAMREALRLGVSNYSFASDIKDAGIDSPTALVAANVVLGSFEAYRTQTYLKEKKLADYKPLTKIILLAGPAFYTVAGEGIKDAIAKLNAK; encoded by the coding sequence ATGAAAAACATATCCATTTTTTCCAAATACAGACTTAGAAATTCTACTCTAACTCTCTTTATCACAATATTATTTGCAGGTTCACTTGCTAATGCTGCTTTTGCTCAAACCGCTTCACTGGGCTCGACTACAACTTGGGGGAAAGTAGACGGAGTTGCCGTAAACGGATTGGTTCAGGGACCATCTGCAGCGGAAGCAGAATTACAAGTTGCCTGCGTTTTTGAATATACCGAAGGCGACATTTTTAACCCTCCTGCCCTTCCTGCCAACCTAAACGGAATGGTACATTTAGATGATGCCTTAAAAGGGATTATTACAGAATTACGCAAAAGCGGAAAATTTACAGGTCATTCTCTAGAAACTTTATTGATTACGCCTCCAAAAGGCACTTTAGCTTCCAAACAATTATTGCTGATTGGTCTTGGTGATCGTAATAAATTTACACCAGATTTAATGATCAGCGTGGGAAGCACTGCAATGCGTGAAGCTTTACGTTTAGGCGTTTCTAATTATTCTTTTGCTAGTGATATTAAAGATGCCGGAATTGATTCACCAACGGCTTTAGTGGCTGCAAATGTAGTTTTAGGTTCTTTTGAAGCTTACAGAACACAGACCTATTTAAAAGAGAAAAAATTAGCCGATTACAAACCTCTAACGAAAATCATTCTGCTAGCCGGACCTGCTTTTTATACTGTTGCAGGTGAAGGAATTAAAGACGCAATTGCTAAACTTAACGCCAAATAA
- a CDS encoding amidohydrolase has protein sequence MKADLILFNGKIHSFNAETPNITAVAIKDGKFIGVGNDSDVMEFASAETKIIDLHNKRVVPGINDSHIHLIRGGLNYNLELRWDGVPSLADALRMLKEQVDRTPNPQWVRVVGGWSEFQFAERRMPTLEEINAIAPETPVFILHLYDRAIMNRAALKAVGYTKNTPAPPGGQIERDSKGEPTGLIIATPNAMILYSTLAKGPTLSYEHQINSTRHFMKELNRFGITSVIDAGGGFQNFPDDYKVVNELNEKKQLTVRIAYNLFTQKPKHEFEDFEDWIDTVKLYQGDDMYRHNGAGEMLVFSAADFEDFLQPRPDLPENMEAELEKVVRLLVENRWPFRLHATYNESITRFLNVFEKINQEIPFNGLPWIFDHAETIDERNIERVKNLGGGIAVQSRMAYQGEYFTDRYGAKAAESTPPIKKMLEMEVPVGGGSDATRVSSYNPWVSMYWMTVGKTVGGLQLYNESRLSRETALELYTRGSAWFSQEQAKKGDIRKGMFADLVVLDSDYFTVADEDIKKIEADLTIVDGKIVYANGDFSSFSPPHIPILPDWSPTNIYNGYPSKSNFQSVIEKNAKADAKPSLTSQIHRCSGSCDVHAHSHDIARMSNVPVNNYNAFWGALGCSCFAF, from the coding sequence ATGAAAGCAGATCTAATATTATTCAACGGTAAAATTCATAGTTTCAATGCCGAAACGCCAAATATTACGGCTGTAGCAATCAAAGATGGAAAATTTATTGGAGTTGGAAATGACAGCGACGTAATGGAATTTGCATCTGCAGAAACCAAAATAATTGACCTTCACAATAAAAGAGTGGTTCCTGGAATTAACGATTCTCACATACATCTTATTCGAGGCGGTTTAAATTATAATTTAGAATTGCGCTGGGATGGTGTTCCTTCTTTGGCTGATGCACTTAGAATGCTGAAAGAACAAGTGGATCGTACGCCAAATCCGCAATGGGTTCGTGTGGTTGGAGGCTGGTCTGAGTTTCAATTTGCAGAACGCAGAATGCCGACGTTAGAAGAAATCAATGCGATTGCTCCAGAAACTCCAGTTTTTATTCTGCATTTGTACGACAGAGCAATTATGAACAGAGCGGCATTAAAGGCAGTTGGTTATACCAAAAATACACCCGCGCCTCCCGGAGGACAAATTGAAAGGGATTCTAAAGGCGAACCAACCGGACTTATAATTGCCACGCCTAACGCGATGATTTTGTATTCGACTTTAGCAAAAGGACCAACGCTTTCGTATGAGCATCAAATCAATTCGACGCGTCACTTCATGAAAGAGTTGAACCGTTTTGGGATCACCAGTGTCATCGATGCGGGAGGCGGATTTCAAAATTTTCCAGACGATTATAAAGTCGTTAATGAATTGAATGAGAAAAAACAATTAACGGTTAGAATTGCCTACAATCTTTTTACCCAAAAACCAAAACACGAATTTGAAGACTTTGAAGATTGGATTGATACCGTAAAATTATATCAGGGAGACGATATGTACCGTCATAACGGTGCGGGTGAAATGTTAGTTTTTTCTGCAGCGGATTTTGAAGATTTCCTGCAGCCAAGACCAGATCTTCCTGAAAACATGGAAGCAGAACTGGAAAAAGTTGTCCGACTTTTAGTAGAAAATCGCTGGCCTTTTCGACTTCACGCGACTTATAACGAAAGCATTACAAGATTTTTAAATGTTTTTGAGAAAATCAATCAGGAAATTCCGTTTAACGGACTGCCGTGGATATTTGACCATGCCGAAACGATTGACGAACGCAATATCGAACGCGTAAAAAATTTAGGCGGAGGAATTGCAGTACAAAGCAGAATGGCGTATCAAGGTGAATATTTCACAGATCGATACGGCGCAAAAGCGGCCGAAAGTACACCGCCAATTAAAAAGATGCTCGAGATGGAAGTTCCAGTAGGCGGAGGTTCTGATGCAACCCGAGTAAGCAGTTATAATCCGTGGGTTTCCATGTATTGGATGACAGTTGGAAAAACCGTTGGCGGTCTGCAATTATATAATGAAAGCAGATTAAGCAGAGAAACCGCTTTGGAATTATATACCAGAGGAAGCGCTTGGTTTTCTCAGGAACAAGCTAAAAAAGGAGATATCAGAAAAGGAATGTTTGCTGATTTAGTTGTGCTCGACAGTGATTATTTTACTGTTGCTGATGAAGATATTAAAAAAATCGAAGCTGATTTGACGATTGTCGACGGAAAAATTGTGTACGCAAATGGTGATTTTTCATCCTTTTCTCCGCCGCATATTCCGATTTTACCGGATTGGTCGCCAACGAATATTTACAACGGTTATCCAAGTAAAAGCAATTTCCAGAGTGTGATTGAAAAAAATGCAAAAGCAGATGCAAAACCAAGCCTGACTTCGCAGATACACAGGTGCAGCGGCAGTTGTGATGTTCACGCTCACAGTCACGATATTGCCAGAATGAGCAATGTGCCGGTAAATAATTATAACGCATTTTGGGGCGCTCTTGGGTGTTCTTGCTTTGCTTTTTAA
- a CDS encoding DoxX family protein has translation MIEIIKQILYSDLGSTFNNAAFLVFRVLLAVELFRVHGMKKFRVENGQREHVPNPLHLPEKLNELVATFSDTVVPFLIILGIGTRLVVLPTIGVTAVGYFVVHRKDSLEVRDVPYMYTLSLLLILALGAGTYSLDYYLLTIINN, from the coding sequence ATGATAGAAATTATAAAACAAATCCTTTATTCTGATTTAGGTTCCACTTTCAATAATGCAGCATTTTTAGTATTTAGAGTATTACTTGCGGTAGAGCTTTTTAGAGTTCACGGAATGAAGAAATTCAGAGTTGAGAATGGACAAAGAGAACACGTTCCGAATCCGCTTCATCTGCCGGAAAAATTAAACGAATTAGTGGCCACTTTTTCTGATACTGTAGTTCCTTTTCTTATTATTTTGGGTATCGGAACCCGACTTGTTGTACTGCCTACAATTGGCGTTACAGCCGTAGGATATTTTGTGGTACATAGAAAAGATTCACTAGAAGTACGCGATGTTCCTTATATGTATACTTTATCACTATTATTAATTCTTGCGCTGGGAGCAGGAACATACTCACTTGATTATTATTTATTAACCATTATAAACAATTAA
- a CDS encoding Dps family protein, with protein sequence MKANIGIKQESISKVVEVLTKVLADEFVLYTKTKKAHWNVEGPDFYNKHLFFEKQYEALDEIVDEVAERIRTLGHYAPGTLKEYLALTHLTEESREKNDSTGYIKELLLDHESILIHLRENINNFAAELHDAGTSDYITGLLENHEKMAWMLRAHLK encoded by the coding sequence ATGAAAGCAAACATCGGAATTAAACAAGAAAGCATCTCAAAAGTAGTTGAGGTTTTAACTAAAGTTCTGGCTGACGAATTTGTACTTTATACCAAAACAAAAAAAGCACACTGGAATGTAGAAGGTCCGGATTTTTACAACAAACACCTTTTCTTCGAAAAGCAATACGAAGCGCTTGACGAAATTGTAGATGAAGTTGCAGAAAGAATCAGAACGTTAGGTCATTATGCACCGGGAACTTTAAAAGAGTATTTAGCGCTGACACATCTTACAGAAGAATCAAGAGAGAAAAATGACAGCACAGGATATATAAAAGAATTGCTTTTGGATCATGAAAGCATCTTGATACACTTACGTGAAAACATCAACAATTTTGCTGCAGAACTTCATGATGCTGGAACAAGCGATTATATTACAGGACTTTTAGAAAATCACGAAAAAATGGCGTGGATGCTTCGCGCTCACTTAAAATAA
- a CDS encoding YoaK family protein — protein MEIQKNIWYVTLLLTIIAGYCDTVTFVAADSIFSAHVTGNFIVFAYQIIKGSDLHAWVKLLTFPVFIFAVIVGGRIALRVTNRYTILFWEGIILLLSGIASYVFGYLEIFSEWTMYTVAMTTVFAMGLQNAFGKLYAKETHGPTTMMTGNVTQASLDLGSLLKNGLKDVEALLSFKKQLVTIIGFLVGCFLGAVAGKFFGLGTLILPGIAMIICYLYHRE, from the coding sequence ATGGAAATACAAAAAAACATTTGGTACGTTACCCTGCTTCTCACCATAATAGCAGGGTATTGCGATACCGTAACTTTTGTCGCAGCAGATTCTATATTTTCAGCACACGTTACGGGTAACTTTATTGTCTTTGCTTATCAAATCATCAAAGGCTCAGACTTACATGCTTGGGTAAAACTATTGACTTTTCCTGTTTTTATTTTCGCCGTTATTGTTGGGGGAAGAATTGCTCTAAGAGTTACCAATCGGTATACTATTTTATTTTGGGAAGGTATAATATTGCTTTTGAGCGGTATTGCTTCTTACGTTTTTGGCTATTTAGAAATCTTTTCAGAATGGACAATGTACACCGTGGCGATGACAACCGTTTTTGCAATGGGACTTCAAAATGCTTTTGGAAAATTGTATGCCAAAGAAACACACGGGCCGACAACGATGATGACAGGAAATGTAACTCAGGCCTCTCTTGACTTAGGAAGTTTATTAAAAAACGGTTTAAAAGATGTTGAAGCACTGTTAAGTTTTAAAAAACAATTGGTTACTATAATCGGGTTTCTTGTGGGATGTTTTTTAGGAGCCGTTGCCGGAAAATTTTTCGGATTAGGCACTTTAATTTTACCTGGAATTGCCATGATCATATGCTATCTCTATCACCGTGAATAG
- a CDS encoding tetratricopeptide repeat-containing sensor histidine kinase → MNFIPFISSKYRLCTLCTALLFLLAPILGNAQSKENPDQLKKKIASAENDSKKAELLLALSYYYLTKQGEFKEDLETADSINLEAKKLSSTLGYKLGKGKALLLEAQIYREKGDEKNGLKKTHEALSYFQKNNMITQQGESYNELAIYEKDLEKKANLKETAIQLFKKSGAKEKQATSLKELGELYSTSENPDKADPLLQEALAIYKSIHFKELQGVYNILSEVNTQKGNFSEALKYSLLAEKTALAMHDNSLQLSSIYNHAALVYYYLRQNEKTEEYWNKALEIARYYKDTEYVRTIADNLSSLYIREKKEDKALKLIKEMQDHYPTSNIERIMTENYLLFNIYRIKKNNAKARIYYKIMAAHYGENAERNGNTFAVLRSFSAFHYQVKNYEAFYRTIKKLDSAAISMGNNNIRSESHLIWFRADSSRGDYLSAIKHYQLYKSLSDSVFKGEKSKQISSLQVEFESEKKDKDIDLLRQEAKLQKIQIQKDNVIKYVFIGSVLVLILILALLYNGFRIKKKKNKQLEIKRQQINEQNELNKKMLLEKEWLLKEIHHRVKNNLQIVISLLNTQSAYLDNEDALMAIQNSQHRMHAMSLIHQKLYQSDNLANIDMSWYIYELISYMRECFDTDNKINFVLDTEKVYLDVAQAVPLGLIINEAINNAIKYAFPLDKKGDVHIELKNIGENNYQLVISDNGVGLPENFEDTERNSLGMNLMMGLTDQIDGTFDMKNDNGLSIKITFTRSTEFEGSTENPEII, encoded by the coding sequence ATGAATTTTATCCCTTTTATTTCTTCCAAATACCGCCTGTGCACCTTGTGTACAGCGTTATTATTTTTATTGGCGCCCATTCTTGGAAATGCACAATCAAAAGAAAATCCTGATCAATTAAAAAAGAAAATTGCTTCGGCTGAAAATGACAGCAAAAAAGCCGAATTACTTTTGGCTTTAAGCTATTACTATCTGACGAAACAAGGAGAATTTAAAGAAGATCTTGAAACCGCAGACAGTATTAATTTAGAAGCGAAGAAGTTAAGCAGTACTTTAGGATATAAACTTGGAAAAGGAAAAGCATTACTTTTAGAAGCACAGATTTACAGAGAAAAAGGAGATGAAAAAAATGGATTAAAAAAAACGCACGAGGCACTCTCCTATTTTCAAAAAAATAACATGATCACACAGCAGGGAGAAAGCTATAACGAACTTGCTATTTATGAAAAGGATCTGGAGAAAAAAGCAAATCTTAAAGAAACTGCGATACAGCTCTTTAAGAAATCTGGCGCAAAAGAAAAACAGGCAACTTCATTAAAAGAACTTGGTGAATTGTACAGCACCAGTGAAAATCCTGATAAGGCAGATCCTCTTTTACAAGAAGCACTGGCAATTTATAAAAGTATACATTTCAAAGAATTACAAGGCGTTTATAATATACTCTCAGAAGTAAATACTCAAAAAGGAAACTTTTCTGAAGCCTTAAAGTACTCACTCTTGGCAGAAAAAACAGCTTTGGCAATGCATGACAATTCGCTTCAGCTGAGTTCTATTTACAATCATGCCGCGTTAGTTTATTACTATCTGCGTCAAAATGAAAAAACCGAGGAATATTGGAACAAAGCCTTAGAAATTGCGCGATATTACAAAGATACCGAATACGTAAGGACTATTGCAGACAACCTTTCCTCTTTATACATTCGTGAGAAAAAAGAGGATAAAGCTTTAAAACTAATTAAAGAAATGCAGGATCATTACCCCACCTCAAATATTGAGCGAATAATGACCGAAAATTATCTTTTATTTAATATCTACCGAATCAAAAAAAACAATGCTAAAGCCAGAATATATTATAAAATAATGGCTGCTCATTACGGAGAAAACGCAGAGAGAAATGGAAACACATTTGCGGTTCTAAGAAGTTTTTCGGCCTTTCATTATCAGGTTAAAAACTATGAAGCTTTTTATCGAACCATAAAAAAATTAGATTCAGCTGCTATTTCAATGGGGAATAATAATATTCGCTCAGAAAGCCATCTGATATGGTTTAGGGCAGATTCGTCTAGAGGAGATTATCTCAGTGCGATAAAACATTATCAGCTGTATAAAAGCCTTTCAGATTCGGTTTTTAAAGGCGAAAAAAGCAAACAGATCAGCAGTCTCCAAGTAGAATTTGAAAGCGAAAAAAAGGATAAAGATATTGATTTGCTTAGACAGGAAGCAAAATTGCAAAAAATTCAGATTCAAAAAGATAATGTAATTAAATACGTTTTTATAGGAAGTGTCTTGGTTTTAATTCTTATTCTGGCACTTTTATACAATGGTTTTAGAATAAAAAAGAAAAAGAATAAACAACTCGAAATCAAGCGTCAGCAGATTAATGAGCAGAATGAACTGAACAAAAAAATGCTGCTTGAAAAAGAATGGCTTTTAAAGGAAATTCATCATCGTGTAAAAAATAATCTACAGATTGTCATTAGTTTATTAAATACACAATCGGCTTATTTGGATAATGAAGATGCTTTAATGGCGATACAAAACAGCCAGCACAGAATGCATGCCATGTCGCTGATTCATCAAAAATTATATCAGTCTGATAATCTGGCCAATATTGATATGTCGTGGTACATTTATGAGCTCATTAGTTATATGAGAGAATGTTTTGATACCGATAATAAAATCAATTTTGTTCTGGACACAGAAAAAGTGTATCTTGATGTAGCGCAAGCAGTTCCTCTTGGATTAATTATAAATGAAGCCATTAACAATGCCATAAAATATGCATTTCCACTTGACAAAAAAGGAGATGTGCATATTGAACTTAAAAATATCGGAGAAAACAATTATCAATTGGTTATTTCCGACAACGGAGTTGGTCTTCCGGAAAATTTTGAAGATACAGAAAGAAATTCGCTGGGAATGAATTTAATGATGGGATTAACCGATCAGATTGATGGAACTTTTGATATGAAAAACGATAACGGTTTGAGTATCAAAATTACATTTACAAGAAGTACAGAATTTGAAGGATCAACTGAAAATCCTGAAATAATATAA
- a CDS encoding sigma-54-dependent transcriptional regulator → MKEKILIVEDEFIVANDLKIMLVKAGYEITGIASSVVQARKLIETKRPDWVLLDIMLKGDLTGIDLAWELREMQLPFLYISANTNQSTLEAVKATHPYGFMVKPFRERDLIVMLDIAKYRFGQENGTLAETPNEVQNQEIDGIIGKSILLQEVIEKIKIVAPAETSVLILGESGTGKERVAHSIHDLSTHKTNAIVIVNCAALPHSLIESELFGHEKGAFTGANSQRIGKFEQANDGTIFLDEIGELPLDSQVKLLRVLQEKEIQRLGGNKTIKINVRIVAATNRSLEKEVAEGRFRLDLYYRLNVFPIQLPTLKERKEDIEDLANFFLKKYAASSRKNVSSISKSALQQLMQYDWPGNIRELEHLIERNVLLAKTNEIEKFDLPVNNAPTLEINSGKMKSMEEMEKEHIMNALQICDGKVSGPGGAAELLKIQPQTLYSKMKKLGIKQGYN, encoded by the coding sequence ATGAAGGAGAAAATTCTAATTGTTGAAGATGAATTTATAGTAGCAAATGATCTAAAAATCATGTTGGTAAAGGCTGGTTATGAAATAACCGGAATTGCTTCTTCTGTGGTTCAGGCCCGTAAATTAATCGAGACAAAAAGGCCCGACTGGGTTTTGCTGGATATTATGCTAAAAGGCGATCTTACGGGAATTGACCTCGCGTGGGAACTTCGTGAAATGCAATTGCCGTTTCTCTATATTTCTGCCAATACCAACCAATCGACCTTAGAAGCTGTAAAAGCGACTCATCCTTACGGCTTTATGGTAAAACCGTTTCGAGAGAGAGATTTAATTGTGATGTTGGATATTGCCAAATACAGATTTGGTCAGGAAAACGGAACTTTAGCAGAAACTCCAAATGAAGTTCAAAACCAAGAAATTGATGGAATTATTGGAAAAAGCATTCTTTTACAAGAAGTAATTGAGAAAATAAAAATTGTTGCTCCAGCCGAAACTTCGGTTTTGATTCTCGGCGAAAGCGGTACCGGAAAAGAAAGAGTGGCACATTCTATACACGATCTTTCTACGCACAAAACAAATGCAATTGTAATTGTCAATTGTGCTGCGCTGCCACATTCTTTAATCGAATCAGAATTGTTTGGACATGAAAAAGGTGCTTTTACAGGAGCCAATTCTCAAAGAATCGGAAAGTTTGAGCAGGCCAATGACGGCACTATTTTTCTGGATGAAATTGGAGAACTTCCACTTGATTCTCAAGTGAAATTGTTGCGTGTATTACAGGAAAAAGAAATCCAAAGACTTGGCGGCAATAAAACCATAAAAATCAATGTTCGAATTGTAGCCGCAACCAATAGATCATTGGAAAAAGAAGTTGCAGAAGGCCGTTTTAGATTGGATTTGTATTATCGTTTAAATGTTTTTCCGATTCAGCTTCCAACACTAAAAGAGCGTAAGGAAGATATTGAAGACCTTGCCAATTTCTTTTTAAAAAAATATGCCGCAAGTTCCCGCAAAAATGTCAGCAGTATTAGTAAGTCTGCTTTACAACAATTAATGCAATACGACTGGCCTGGAAATATTCGCGAATTAGAACATTTAATCGAAAGAAATGTACTGTTGGCCAAAACAAACGAAATCGAAAAATTTGATCTTCCAGTAAATAATGCTCCAACTTTGGAAATAAACAGCGGGAAAATGAAATCGATGGAAGAAATGGAAAAAGAGCATATTATGAATGCGCTTCAAATTTGTGACGGAAAAGTTTCTGGTCCGGGCGGCGCGGCAGAACTGCTAAAAATACAGCCACAGACTTTGTATTCAAAAATGAAAAAACTAGGTATAAAACAAGGATATAATTAA
- a CDS encoding GNAT family N-acetyltransferase yields the protein METIKLELDEKKHGAFNLYVDDKKLGEMTVSIKDDVLTVYHTGVEPEAEGKGYAKKLLEEMVSYVRANNMMVIALCPYVHAQFKRHPDEYQDIWKR from the coding sequence ATGGAAACAATAAAATTAGAATTAGACGAAAAAAAACACGGCGCTTTTAATCTTTATGTTGATGATAAAAAGCTTGGCGAAATGACAGTGAGCATAAAAGACGATGTTCTAACTGTTTACCACACAGGAGTTGAACCAGAAGCGGAAGGAAAAGGCTACGCCAAAAAACTTCTCGAAGAAATGGTTTCGTATGTTCGTGCTAATAATATGATGGTTATAGCGCTTTGCCCTTACGTTCACGCGCAGTTCAAAAGACATCCGGATGAATATCAGGATATTTGGAAGAGATAA